One segment of Macrotis lagotis isolate mMagLag1 chromosome 1, bilby.v1.9.chrom.fasta, whole genome shotgun sequence DNA contains the following:
- the LOC141490028 gene encoding olfactory receptor 51Q1-like gives MPVITNTSEEPFYFILTGIPGFEAMHIWISIPFCCLYVISILGNTTILAVIQTEPSLHQPMYLFLSMLALTDLGLALTTLPTVMRLLWFNIREISFEACFAQFFFLHGFSFMESSVLLAMAYDRFVAICRPLHYASILTESVIGKIGIGIIIRCVLAVLPSLFLLKRLPFCHSHLLSHSYCLHQDMIRLVCADTRVNSWYGFGLVLLIIVLDPLLILISYGLILHNVLGSASQAERLKALNNCLSHILAVLILYVPMVGLSMAHRFARHAPPLIHVILANVYLLSPPVMNPIIYSVKTKQIRQGILRLFYRGKVH, from the coding sequence ATGCCAGTTATCACTAACACCTCTGAAGAGCCCTTCTACTTCATTCTTACGGGTATTCCAGGTTTTGAGGCCATGCACATTTGGATCTCAATCCCCTTCTGCTGCCTGTACGTGATCTCCATTTTGGGTAATACTACCATCCTGGCTGTTATTCAGACAGAACCTTCACTCCATCAACCCATGTACCTGTTCCTCTCCATGCTGGCACTAACTGATCTGGGTCTTGCCCTCACCACACTGCCCACAGTCATGCGACTACTCTGGTTCAATATCCGGGAGATCAGCTTTGAGGCCTGCTTTGCCcagtttttcttccttcatgGTTTCTCTTTTATGGAATCCTCAGTGTTGTTGGCCATGGCTTATGACCGCTTTGTTGCCATCTGCCGCCCACTCCACTATGCCTCTATTCTTACAGAGAGTGTCATTGGCAAAATTGGAATAGGCATCATCATTCGATGTGTTTTGGCAGTGCTTCCCTCACTCTTCCTGCTCAAACGTTTGCCATTTTGTCACTCCCATCTCCTTTCCCACTCCTACTGCCTTCACCAAGACATGATCCGTTTGGTATGTGCTGACACTCGGGTAAACAGCTGGTATGGGTTTGGACTGGTGTTGCTCATCATTGTGCTTGACCCTCTCCTCATTCTGATCTCCTATGGGTTAATCCTACACAATGTCCTTGGCTCTGCATCCCAGGCTGAGCGATTAAAAGCTCTCAACAACTGCCTGTCCCATATTCTAGCTGTACTCATCCTTTATGTACCTATGGTAGGACTCTCCATGGCTCACCGCTTTGCCAGGCATGCCCCCCCACTGATTCATGTGATCCTGGCCAATGTCTACTTGCTATCACCTCCAGTAATGAACCCTATTAT